CGATGCGCGCATGCGCCGCGATCTGGTGCGCGGGCTGGGACGCCGGGCCATCGAGGCGGCACGCAGGGAGATCACGGCATGACAACTTTGAGCAAGGACGACACCACGCTCATCCGCCTCACGCTGAACGGGCGCGAGGTCGAGGGCCGGGCCAGCCCGCGCCTGCTGCTGAGCGATTTCCTGCGTCACGAGCTGGGCGCCACCGGCACCCATGTGGGCTGCGAACACGGTGTCTGCGGCGCATGCACCTTGCGGGTGGACGGCGTCATGGCGCGCTCCTGCCTGATGCTGGCGATGCAGGCCGAGGGGGCGCAGGTCGACACGGTCGAGGGGCTCGCCCCGCAGCCCGACCGGCTCT
The window above is part of the Salipiger abyssi genome. Proteins encoded here:
- a CDS encoding (2Fe-2S)-binding protein, with the protein product MTTLSKDDTTLIRLTLNGREVEGRASPRLLLSDFLRHELGATGTHVGCEHGVCGACTLRVDGVMARSCLMLAMQAEGAQVDTVEGLAPQPDRLSVLQAAFRRHHALQCGFCTAGILMSLDTLLRDEPDADRTRIEEVVGGHLCRCTGYAPIIDAALDAAAELRGGDHV